A single Crateriforma conspicua DNA region contains:
- a CDS encoding sulfatase-like hydrolase/transferase produces MLQNRICFWIFCIALSITTQLILHGPTRLTAADTTTDIAPTSDRPNLVFVLADDLGYGDLGCYGRKDIQTPRLDQMAADGVRFTAHYANGAECSPTRAAFLTGRYQQWIGGLECAIGTGNVGRYDDAIRLRDTHDLGLPVSIPTLPAQLKSAGYETAIFGKWHLGYEPKFAPHLHGFDHTYYCIGGEMDYFHYTDNVAGYNLFRDGKPIRDEGYFTDLITDEAVKFINGGHERPYFLYLPYTCPHSPFQGPDDRQTHPLPLDSPLWKQGSAPPDVYRAMIQRMDQQLGRVLDSVDANTLVIFASDNGGTKSARNDPYRGIKGSTFEGGIRVPAIAYWPGKLPAGTVCDVPTLTFDWTRTFSDLAQADFPESHQLEGVNVMDILDGEHPDRVLYWRKPRGESIWKGVRDGDWKYVVDRRGDREKTYLFQLADDESESQNLIDQYPDTAKRLRALYDSWESTTRRNRRGRPDAKTATE; encoded by the coding sequence ATGTTGCAAAATCGAATTTGCTTTTGGATCTTCTGCATCGCATTGTCCATTACGACGCAGTTGATCCTGCATGGCCCCACACGGTTGACCGCGGCTGACACAACCACGGACATCGCCCCCACGTCGGATCGGCCGAATCTGGTTTTTGTTTTGGCCGATGACTTGGGCTACGGCGATCTTGGATGCTATGGTCGCAAAGACATCCAAACCCCACGGCTCGACCAGATGGCAGCCGATGGGGTCAGGTTCACCGCACACTACGCCAACGGCGCGGAATGCTCGCCGACCCGCGCGGCATTCTTGACCGGTCGCTATCAACAATGGATCGGCGGACTGGAATGCGCGATAGGTACGGGAAACGTCGGCCGCTATGACGACGCCATTCGCCTGCGCGACACCCACGATCTGGGACTTCCCGTTTCAATCCCGACCTTGCCGGCCCAGTTGAAATCCGCCGGATACGAAACGGCGATTTTCGGAAAATGGCACCTGGGTTATGAACCAAAGTTCGCGCCCCACCTGCACGGCTTTGACCACACGTATTATTGCATCGGTGGTGAAATGGACTATTTCCATTACACCGACAACGTTGCCGGATACAACCTTTTTCGTGATGGCAAACCGATCCGTGACGAGGGATATTTCACAGACTTGATCACCGACGAAGCGGTCAAGTTCATCAACGGCGGACACGAACGTCCCTATTTTTTGTATCTGCCATACACCTGCCCGCATTCGCCATTCCAAGGTCCGGATGACCGACAAACGCATCCTTTGCCCCTAGATTCGCCGTTATGGAAACAGGGCAGCGCACCGCCCGATGTTTATCGCGCGATGATCCAGCGGATGGACCAACAGCTCGGACGTGTCCTCGATTCCGTCGACGCAAACACGTTGGTCATCTTTGCCAGTGACAACGGCGGAACCAAGAGCGCCAGAAACGATCCGTATCGCGGGATTAAGGGCAGCACCTTTGAAGGCGGTATCCGCGTTCCGGCGATCGCCTATTGGCCCGGCAAACTTCCAGCCGGCACGGTGTGCGACGTTCCAACGCTGACGTTCGATTGGACACGAACGTTTTCCGATCTGGCCCAAGCCGACTTCCCCGAGTCGCACCAACTGGAAGGCGTCAACGTGATGGACATTCTTGACGGCGAACATCCCGATCGCGTGCTGTATTGGCGAAAGCCACGCGGTGAATCGATTTGGAAAGGTGTTCGAGACGGCGATTGGAAGTATGTCGTCGACCGTCGCGGTGACCGCGAAAAAACCTACCTTTTCCAATTGGCGGACGACGAATCGGAAAGTCAAAACCTGATCGACCAGTATCCCGACACGGCCAAGCGATTGCGTGCGTTATACGATTCCTGGGAATCGACCACGCGTCGCAATCGACGTGGACGCCCCGATGCCAAGACCGCGACGGAGTGA
- a CDS encoding proton-conducting transporter transmembrane domain-containing protein: protein MTLDQCFFALGLIVVISPAVLLAVLAVTSLLDRTISERSSAKLTEASVVVGLVAIVAILVLMLGTGRRHVPIELGNWVVIPQQHFHFHLKFVFDRLSVPFTILSFVLCGIISAFASRYLHREPGYNRFFVLFSVFLLGMVLSSLAGTIETLFFGWELVGLSSALLVAYFHERTNPVRNGQRVWSIYRISDAAFLIAALTLHHLTGAGDFDALMGTGVWPEGHVSITQSHALFVGALLLLAAMGKSALVPFSGWLPRAMEGPTPSSAIFYGALSVHLGAYLLLRVGPLLEASTLLQIAVVFVGLISAIFGTLTARVQTDIKSALAFASLTQVGIIVVEIGCGLRYLALVHIIGHACLRTLQLLRAPTLLHDYHTLENAIGGHLQRNETILARWLPTRLRAGLYATAIERGYLDGSIGDMVVRPFTRLFRWCDNLERRWTNLLSGGQSRESDDVRPHVESLEEFV, encoded by the coding sequence ATGACACTGGATCAATGCTTCTTTGCGCTCGGATTGATCGTCGTGATCAGTCCCGCGGTTCTGTTGGCGGTGCTGGCCGTCACATCATTGCTGGATCGCACGATCAGCGAACGATCGTCGGCGAAGTTGACGGAAGCCTCCGTCGTCGTTGGCTTGGTAGCGATCGTCGCGATCTTGGTACTCATGCTGGGAACCGGTCGTCGACACGTTCCCATCGAACTGGGTAACTGGGTCGTCATTCCCCAGCAACACTTTCATTTTCACCTGAAGTTCGTCTTTGACCGCCTGTCGGTCCCATTCACGATACTTTCCTTCGTCCTGTGCGGCATCATCAGTGCTTTTGCAAGTCGCTATCTGCACCGCGAACCGGGATACAACCGATTCTTTGTTTTGTTCAGTGTGTTTCTGCTGGGCATGGTTTTGTCCTCGCTTGCCGGAACCATCGAGACGTTGTTTTTCGGTTGGGAATTGGTCGGCCTGTCTTCCGCGCTGCTGGTCGCCTATTTCCACGAACGCACCAACCCGGTCCGAAACGGACAGCGTGTCTGGAGCATCTATCGCATTTCAGACGCCGCATTCCTGATCGCCGCGTTGACGCTGCACCATTTGACCGGTGCCGGTGACTTTGACGCACTGATGGGAACCGGCGTCTGGCCCGAAGGCCACGTTTCGATCACTCAATCGCATGCGTTGTTCGTCGGTGCTTTGTTGCTGTTGGCGGCGATGGGCAAGTCCGCATTGGTGCCATTTTCTGGCTGGTTACCCCGCGCGATGGAAGGCCCCACCCCGTCAAGCGCCATCTTCTATGGCGCATTGTCGGTGCACTTGGGTGCGTACCTTTTGCTTCGTGTCGGTCCGCTGTTGGAAGCATCCACGTTGCTGCAGATAGCCGTTGTCTTCGTTGGTCTGATCTCCGCCATTTTTGGAACACTGACCGCGCGAGTTCAAACCGACATCAAGAGTGCACTCGCATTCGCTTCGCTGACGCAAGTCGGCATCATCGTTGTCGAGATCGGTTGTGGTCTTCGGTATCTGGCTTTGGTCCACATCATCGGTCATGCCTGCCTGCGGACACTTCAACTGCTGCGGGCTCCAACGCTGTTGCACGATTACCACACGTTGGAAAACGCGATCGGCGGACACTTGCAACGCAACGAAACAATACTGGCACGATGGTTGCCGACGCGTCTTCGCGCGGGTCTGTATGCCACCGCGATCGAGCGTGGTTACTTGGACGGATCAATAGGCGACATGGTGGTTCGGCCTTTCACGCGTCTATTTCGCTGGTGCGACAACTTGGAACGGCGTTGGACGAACCTTCTTTCGGGCGGCCAGTCGCGAGAATCCGATGACGTTCGTCCGCATGTCGAATCGCTGGAGGAATTCGTCTGA
- a CDS encoding sigma-54-dependent transcriptional regulator: MEDEFQVLIVDDEPNIRSGLARGLEKEATHIDTAGTVNEALDKFDAGDFQLVIADVRLPGDRDGLELVSLVQQRKPGTTAIVITAHGTVETAVDAMRRGAFDFITKPVDLNLIRQQITKAREHHRLQSENRELRDRLAEAGEVSGIVGNCRALQDVLTQIRQVADTDATVLIRGESGTGKELIARAVHDLSNRSGGRFIAVNLGALPETLLESELFGHEQGAFTGASRQKPGCFEQSTGGTLFLDEITEIPAKSQVDLLRVLETGHFARVGGEEVLESDARILSATNRDIQQMVDDGEFREDLFYRLNIVPIEVPPLRQRREDIPLLADHFLEHFCARHRRPAKTIHDSAMTLLVQSSWPGNVRQLRNVIERLVVTVANDTIEANHLPADLQAATSPGLSEPVTLAEVTEAAERSAIQSALAVNDFHRERTAKLLGVSVRTLHYKMNRYGLH; the protein is encoded by the coding sequence ATGGAAGATGAATTTCAAGTATTGATCGTCGATGACGAACCGAACATTCGGTCGGGCCTGGCGCGAGGTTTGGAAAAGGAAGCCACGCACATTGATACGGCCGGCACGGTCAACGAGGCGCTGGACAAATTTGATGCGGGCGATTTCCAATTGGTGATCGCGGATGTTCGTTTGCCGGGTGATCGCGACGGTTTGGAACTCGTGTCGTTGGTGCAACAACGAAAACCCGGCACGACGGCGATCGTGATCACCGCCCATGGAACGGTTGAAACGGCGGTTGATGCGATGCGACGCGGCGCCTTCGACTTCATCACCAAACCGGTCGATCTGAACCTGATCCGCCAACAAATCACCAAGGCCCGCGAACACCATCGGCTGCAATCGGAAAATCGGGAATTGCGTGACCGCTTGGCCGAAGCGGGTGAAGTATCGGGGATCGTGGGGAATTGTCGCGCACTGCAAGACGTGTTGACACAGATTCGCCAAGTGGCCGACACCGATGCGACCGTCTTAATTCGTGGCGAAAGCGGTACGGGAAAAGAGTTGATCGCGCGGGCCGTTCACGACCTTAGCAATCGGTCAGGCGGACGTTTCATTGCAGTGAACCTGGGCGCGCTGCCCGAAACCCTTTTGGAAAGCGAATTGTTTGGCCACGAACAGGGCGCTTTCACCGGCGCTTCGCGTCAGAAACCTGGGTGCTTTGAACAGTCCACCGGCGGAACGCTGTTCTTGGACGAAATCACCGAGATTCCGGCCAAGAGTCAGGTCGATTTGTTGCGTGTGTTGGAAACGGGACACTTTGCGCGAGTCGGCGGAGAAGAAGTCTTGGAGTCCGATGCGCGAATTTTGTCGGCAACAAATCGTGACATCCAGCAGATGGTCGATGACGGCGAGTTTCGCGAAGACCTGTTTTATCGTTTGAACATCGTGCCGATCGAAGTCCCGCCATTACGTCAGCGGCGGGAAGACATTCCTTTGTTAGCCGACCACTTCCTGGAACATTTCTGTGCCCGACATCGTCGTCCCGCCAAGACGATTCATGATTCGGCGATGACCCTGTTGGTCCAGTCCAGTTGGCCCGGAAACGTACGCCAGCTTCGCAATGTGATCGAGCGGCTGGTTGTCACCGTCGCCAACGATACGATCGAAGCGAACCACCTGCCCGCCGATTTGCAAGCGGCGACGTCACCAGGGCTTTCCGAACCGGTGACGCTGGCGGAGGTCACCGAAGCCGCCGAAAGGTCGGCGATTCAATCCGCCCTGGCGGTCAACGATTTCCACCGTGAACGAACGGCCAAATTGCTTGGTGTCAGCGTGCGGACCTTGCACTACAAGATGAACCGCTATGGATTGCACTAG
- a CDS encoding DUF2309 domain-containing protein: MNMPALEMDAAIGRSTPPHDPLTSLRQQIEHAAHLLPSQGPITVFVHHNTLHAFEDLDFDGGVQAGGRTFGCQAYLPEDRYRTMLEEGRIRVEDLEAVLHEDLEDEADRLVSVFCTRYALRLSMMQFPLHAGSTHELRWVVAETDALRRFRDEVSPAVREEMLTDTRAAVQQRIQKPSPMRDTMDEVLQQFDSSKNQSWSDRRWEAFVLNYLWRVCCEGVRIADPPVETMDAHSGVFEQRIRHRDVLIQTGADDADVPVHETLIRFCAAFLDQGFAAWNLPHRSQGFYRCFLSHHVDGPAPTRWLRSVQRECRRLSDHHVQPLQSIRESLQLLGVEESEQEPFITQTLLALRGWSGMVWQMETNAEWTPHPAPPGSLVEFLAIRLMLDRIAIAEVARNLSGHHVPLNKLRPTFRRDDTAAPANHFEQRAYTVFQLAQVLGWRPRDLENLAPQQWNALLAEIESFPALERRRIYHRAFERKYRNETLDAVIAHSRRPNHRSNQRPVFQIVCCLDEREESFRRHLEEVQPDCETFGIAGFFGVAMYYRGAADAHYTPLCPVNVKPDHFVVETPVYSAVEAERRRADARRTLGHATHRAHLGSRSFLGGALTGIFGSIAAVPLVARIMFPRTTAQIRRWFGSIVRTQSTELCLERLQPDPGSDNGHIGYSVEEMAGIVEGGLRALGLANPDLLSELVVICGHGSASLNNPHEAAHDCGACGGGRGGPNARAFAQMANDVRVRSRLAERGLTIPDSTFFIGGYHNTCDDTMSWYDLDRVPLVQRKRFEAAKADIDEARKRSAHERCRRFESAGDSLDFDEALRHVEGRAEDLSQTRPEYGHATNALCFVGRREWSRGLFLDRRAFLTSYDPTQDDDRSSILEQMLQAVIPVCAGINLEYYFSYVDPIGYGCGTKLPHNITSLLGVMDGAESDLRPGLPWQMVEIHEPVRLLFVIETTPQAMKRIIDDNEAIARLVKGGWVQLAIFDPDSGRIRRWFKDDFVLYAPHEREIPAVNSSPDWYAGKREHLGFASILSASAAQPGDVA; the protein is encoded by the coding sequence ATGAACATGCCCGCTTTGGAAATGGACGCCGCGATTGGTCGTTCCACACCACCGCATGATCCGCTGACATCGCTGCGTCAACAGATCGAACACGCCGCACACCTGCTGCCATCGCAAGGCCCGATCACGGTCTTCGTGCACCACAACACACTGCATGCTTTCGAAGATTTGGATTTTGATGGTGGTGTTCAAGCCGGCGGACGCACGTTTGGATGCCAAGCGTATCTTCCCGAAGACCGATATCGAACGATGTTGGAAGAAGGTCGGATCCGCGTCGAAGACCTCGAAGCGGTCTTGCACGAAGACCTGGAAGACGAAGCGGACCGATTGGTTTCTGTGTTCTGCACCCGCTATGCATTGCGTCTGTCCATGATGCAGTTTCCTCTGCATGCCGGGTCCACGCACGAACTGCGTTGGGTGGTCGCCGAAACCGATGCCCTGCGACGCTTTCGTGACGAAGTTTCGCCAGCGGTTCGTGAAGAAATGCTGACCGACACCCGCGCGGCCGTCCAGCAACGTATTCAAAAGCCATCCCCCATGCGGGACACGATGGATGAAGTGCTTCAGCAATTTGATTCGTCCAAGAATCAATCATGGAGCGACCGTCGCTGGGAGGCTTTCGTTCTGAATTACCTGTGGCGTGTCTGTTGCGAAGGCGTTCGCATCGCGGATCCGCCTGTCGAAACGATGGACGCACACAGCGGAGTGTTCGAACAAAGGATTCGACACCGCGACGTGCTGATCCAGACGGGTGCCGACGACGCTGACGTCCCGGTACACGAAACGCTGATTCGATTTTGCGCGGCCTTTTTGGACCAGGGATTCGCAGCGTGGAACCTGCCCCATCGCAGCCAAGGGTTCTATCGCTGTTTCTTGTCCCATCACGTTGATGGGCCGGCACCGACGCGTTGGCTGCGATCGGTGCAACGTGAATGCCGGCGACTCTCAGATCATCACGTTCAACCGTTGCAATCGATCCGCGAATCGTTGCAACTATTGGGCGTTGAAGAATCCGAACAGGAACCGTTCATCACGCAAACGCTGTTGGCATTGCGGGGTTGGTCGGGCATGGTTTGGCAAATGGAAACCAATGCCGAATGGACACCCCATCCCGCACCACCGGGAAGTCTGGTGGAGTTTCTGGCGATTCGTCTGATGCTCGATCGTATCGCCATTGCTGAAGTTGCACGCAATCTTTCGGGCCATCACGTTCCGCTGAACAAACTACGTCCGACTTTTCGGCGTGACGACACAGCCGCACCGGCCAATCATTTTGAACAGCGTGCCTACACCGTCTTCCAGCTGGCCCAGGTCTTGGGGTGGCGTCCCCGAGATCTGGAAAACCTGGCACCCCAACAGTGGAACGCTCTACTGGCAGAGATTGAGTCGTTTCCGGCGTTGGAACGACGACGCATCTATCATCGCGCGTTTGAACGCAAGTATCGCAATGAAACGCTGGACGCCGTCATCGCGCACAGCCGACGGCCCAATCATCGGTCGAATCAACGCCCAGTGTTTCAGATCGTTTGTTGTCTGGATGAACGCGAAGAATCGTTTCGGCGTCATCTGGAGGAAGTTCAACCGGATTGCGAAACGTTTGGGATTGCGGGCTTCTTTGGTGTCGCCATGTATTATCGGGGTGCAGCCGACGCCCACTACACGCCACTGTGTCCGGTCAACGTCAAACCCGATCACTTCGTCGTCGAAACGCCGGTCTATTCGGCGGTGGAAGCGGAACGTCGTCGCGCCGACGCACGTCGGACTTTGGGTCACGCCACCCATCGCGCACACCTGGGCTCGCGTTCTTTTCTGGGCGGTGCGTTGACGGGCATCTTCGGGTCAATCGCCGCGGTACCTTTGGTCGCTCGGATCATGTTTCCGCGAACCACGGCGCAAATCCGTCGCTGGTTCGGCTCCATCGTGCGAACCCAGTCGACCGAACTGTGTTTGGAAAGATTGCAACCGGATCCAGGATCAGACAACGGCCATATCGGCTACAGCGTCGAAGAAATGGCCGGCATCGTTGAAGGTGGTCTGAGGGCCCTCGGGCTTGCCAACCCTGACTTGTTATCCGAATTGGTGGTCATCTGTGGCCACGGTTCGGCCAGTCTGAACAACCCACACGAAGCCGCCCATGACTGCGGCGCATGTGGCGGTGGTCGCGGCGGCCCCAACGCCCGCGCATTCGCCCAGATGGCCAACGATGTACGTGTGCGTTCCCGCTTGGCCGAACGTGGTCTGACCATCCCGGATTCGACCTTCTTTATCGGTGGCTATCACAACACATGTGACGACACCATGTCTTGGTATGACCTGGATCGCGTACCGCTTGTCCAACGCAAACGGTTCGAAGCAGCCAAAGCCGATATCGACGAAGCACGAAAACGCAGTGCCCACGAACGATGCCGGCGTTTCGAATCGGCCGGTGATTCGTTGGACTTTGATGAAGCCCTGCGACACGTCGAAGGACGCGCCGAAGACCTGTCTCAAACACGACCGGAATACGGCCACGCGACCAATGCGTTGTGTTTCGTCGGCCGACGTGAATGGAGTCGCGGATTGTTCTTGGACCGCCGCGCGTTTTTGACGTCCTATGACCCGACACAAGATGACGATCGCAGTTCCATTCTGGAACAGATGCTGCAAGCGGTCATCCCAGTCTGTGCCGGGATCAACCTGGAATACTATTTCTCCTACGTGGATCCGATCGGCTACGGATGCGGCACCAAGCTTCCACACAACATCACGTCCTTGCTGGGTGTGATGGACGGAGCCGAAAGCGATCTGCGGCCCGGTTTGCCCTGGCAGATGGTCGAAATTCACGAACCGGTTCGTCTGTTGTTCGTGATCGAAACCACGCCACAAGCGATGAAACGAATCATCGATGACAACGAAGCAATCGCGAGATTGGTCAAAGGCGGCTGGGTGCAACTGGCCATCTTCGATCCTGATTCGGGCCGCATCCGACGCTGGTTCAAAGACGACTTTGTGCTTTACGCACCACACGAGCGAGAAATCCCAGCGGTGAATTCTTCTCCTGACTGGTACGCCGGAAAGCGCGAACACTTGGGATTCGCATCCATTCTGTCGGCAAGCGCCGCCCAACCAGGAGACGTGGCATGA
- a CDS encoding two-component system sensor histidine kinase NtrB, which produces MFRARSEENEKTYRLAVIGLLLGSAAALAITIWVMVDFLREQQIVEDLIGQLPRDGRESAQVLAGELRWQFRLTILVVLNLVVTGIAVVLLSRAYRSSLRSLRDLKALAGDILSSIDQAVITTDRDGRVTSMNRRGLELLDPPSEPVGRSLRDLAPWVPLDEFRQGREDREGGKQSDDFETTIRDDDLVLQGFCQTLCDIDDQEIGYVIQLRDVTDRIMIEERVRRMERYMGLGSLAAGLHHEIKNPLAALSLHVQLLEEQLDGKDETDDVRQMLRVIRSEVVRIGGVLEVFRDFASIDRLNLQPVDLKQLIHRQVDLIRPTAEKQRVVVEVRCPENDLPEVMLDPVRLEQVLLNLLMNALEAMPDGGHLSVQAIDNHGSTTSDTVKINVVDSGTGIPDELSEKVFDAYFTTKGSGNGLGLAFCDKIIRQHEGSLHFHSGSGGTTFEITLPIGSEFDNQE; this is translated from the coding sequence ATGTTTCGCGCACGATCCGAAGAGAACGAAAAAACGTACCGGCTGGCCGTGATCGGTCTGCTGCTGGGTAGTGCCGCTGCGCTGGCGATCACCATTTGGGTGATGGTGGACTTTCTGCGTGAACAGCAAATTGTCGAAGACTTAATCGGCCAATTGCCACGCGACGGCCGCGAATCGGCCCAGGTCTTGGCCGGGGAACTACGCTGGCAATTTCGACTGACCATCTTGGTCGTGTTGAACCTTGTCGTGACCGGGATCGCCGTGGTGTTGCTGTCACGGGCGTATCGTTCGTCGTTGCGAAGCCTGCGTGACCTTAAAGCGTTGGCCGGCGACATTCTAAGCAGCATCGATCAGGCGGTGATCACGACGGACCGTGACGGCCGAGTCACCAGTATGAATCGTCGTGGATTGGAATTACTGGACCCTCCCAGTGAACCCGTCGGACGGTCTTTACGTGACCTGGCGCCATGGGTGCCGCTGGACGAGTTTCGTCAAGGACGAGAGGACCGAGAAGGCGGCAAACAGTCGGACGATTTTGAAACGACGATCCGTGACGACGACCTGGTGCTGCAGGGATTCTGTCAAACGTTGTGCGATATCGATGACCAGGAAATCGGCTATGTGATCCAGTTGCGCGACGTGACCGATCGCATCATGATCGAAGAACGGGTGCGACGGATGGAACGATACATGGGTTTGGGGTCACTGGCGGCTGGGTTGCATCATGAGATCAAAAACCCTTTGGCGGCACTGTCGCTACACGTCCAACTGTTGGAAGAACAATTGGATGGGAAAGACGAAACGGATGATGTGCGACAAATGCTGCGTGTGATCCGCAGCGAAGTGGTTCGAATCGGTGGTGTGCTGGAGGTCTTTCGTGATTTCGCGTCCATCGATCGTTTGAATCTGCAGCCGGTCGATTTGAAACAGTTGATCCATCGTCAAGTCGACTTGATCCGACCGACGGCAGAAAAACAGAGAGTGGTCGTCGAAGTGCGCTGTCCCGAGAATGATTTGCCGGAAGTGATGCTGGATCCGGTCCGGTTGGAACAGGTCTTGTTGAACTTGTTGATGAATGCATTGGAAGCGATGCCCGACGGTGGCCATCTGTCGGTCCAGGCCATCGACAACCACGGCAGTACAACCTCCGACACAGTGAAGATCAACGTGGTCGATTCCGGGACCGGTATTCCCGACGAACTGAGCGAAAAGGTTTTTGATGCCTATTTCACAACCAAGGGTTCGGGGAACGGACTGGGGCTCGCCTTTTGCGACAAGATCATTCGCCAGCATGAAGGCAGTCTGCATTTTCATTCCGGTTCGGGGGGCACCACCTTCGAAATCACCCTGCCAATCGGTTCCGAGTTTGACAATCAAGAGTGA
- a CDS encoding ParA family protein: protein MPTLLMINLKGGVGKTASTVAIAETFAEVGYKTLVIDADHQSMAGELLLGQSRMLSCEKAHRTLHDVFLAMSDVDFDVHSVANYIIPSSSSVAASRPNLFVLPCSFRIDDFYSNVFRSKRCCRTFVTERELGHHLKKQMPKVKKILESIFDLIIVDCPPSIAMQVKMFLRIADGCIIPSIPDQLSVRGSFNLVQRLKRHKTNCLGTLWTLYRQQTVLHREMVLEPFEGLPEPFGSIIPNASQLAGAVDPRLVDQPVASCETKYGKEFSLRYAQLCSEILQRMKKANIPVPQLAQAA, encoded by the coding sequence ATGCCCACCCTATTGATGATCAACCTGAAAGGCGGCGTCGGCAAGACTGCGTCGACCGTCGCAATCGCTGAAACGTTCGCAGAAGTCGGTTATAAGACGCTGGTGATTGACGCCGACCACCAAAGCATGGCCGGCGAATTGTTGCTGGGTCAAAGCCGAATGCTCAGCTGCGAAAAAGCACACCGGACACTGCATGATGTTTTTCTTGCCATGTCGGATGTTGATTTCGATGTGCATTCGGTCGCGAACTACATCATCCCCAGCTCATCCAGTGTTGCCGCGTCACGCCCCAATCTATTTGTACTGCCGTGTTCGTTTCGCATTGATGATTTTTACAGCAACGTGTTTCGATCCAAACGCTGTTGCCGAACGTTCGTGACCGAGCGCGAATTGGGTCACCATTTGAAAAAGCAGATGCCCAAGGTCAAAAAGATCTTGGAAAGCATTTTTGATCTGATCATCGTCGATTGCCCTCCCAGCATCGCGATGCAAGTCAAGATGTTCCTGCGCATCGCCGACGGTTGCATCATCCCCAGTATCCCCGACCAGCTTTCGGTTCGTGGTTCGTTCAATTTGGTCCAGCGTCTGAAACGTCACAAAACGAATTGCCTGGGCACCCTTTGGACGCTGTATCGTCAACAAACCGTCCTGCATCGCGAAATGGTCTTGGAACCATTCGAAGGATTGCCTGAACCCTTTGGAAGCATCATCCCGAATGCCAGCCAGCTTGCCGGTGCGGTTGATCCACGGTTGGTCGACCAACCGGTGGCGAGTTGTGAAACCAAGTACGGAAAAGAATTCTCGCTGCGTTACGCACAGTTATGTAGCGAGATTTTGCAGCGGATGAAGAAGGCCAACATCCCGGTGCCGCAGTTGGCCCAAGCAGCTTGA